A genomic segment from Neobacillus sp. YX16 encodes:
- a CDS encoding ATP-binding protein yields the protein MQKALNEATIFSITDRDDRISYVNEKFCDLYKYTREELIGKKLKQVFINLIKSSIEAMPTGGNIKHNGNGLGLMVSYKIIQNHKGTINVKSKLNQGTSCIITFNKKTKREAFNL from the coding sequence TTGCAGAAAGCACTAAATGAAGCTACCATTTTTTCAATTACCGATCGAGACGATAGAATTTCTTATGTGAATGAAAAGTTTTGCGATTTATATAAATATACAAGGGAAGAACTAATAGGAAAAAAATTAAAACAGGTTTTTATAAATTTAATTAAAAGTTCCATAGAGGCGATGCCAACTGGTGGTAATATCAAACATAATGGAAATGGATTAGGCCTTATGGTCAGCTATAAAATAATTCAGAACCATAAGGGAACGATAAATGTTAAAAGTAAACTAAATCAAGGAACCTCTTGTATCATCACATTTAATAAAAAAACAAAAAGAGAAGCATTTAATCTTTGA
- a CDS encoding 3-ketoacyl-ACP reductase — translation MISLNGKTAIVTGAGRGIGRATAIALAKEGVHLGLIGLNMSNLEKVAAELAQFDVKVSAATADVTDLESVTHAVEHIKSDLGPIDILINNAGVAKFGGFLDLTPEEWEKIIQVNLMGVYNVTRAVLPGMIERKSGDIINISSSAGQKGAPVTSAYSASKFAVLGLTESLMLEVRKHNVRVTALTPSTVVTDLAIDTNLVKGNEENVMHPEDLAELVVASLKFNPRVFVKTAGLWSTNPS, via the coding sequence ATGATTTCTTTAAATGGAAAAACTGCAATAGTTACTGGCGCAGGAAGAGGCATTGGACGTGCTACTGCTATCGCCTTAGCAAAAGAAGGCGTTCATTTAGGCCTAATCGGCTTAAATATGTCTAATCTAGAAAAGGTAGCTGCTGAACTAGCACAATTTGATGTAAAGGTTTCTGCAGCAACAGCAGATGTGACCGATCTTGAATCCGTTACCCATGCTGTTGAACATATCAAATCAGACTTAGGCCCAATTGATATCCTTATCAACAATGCTGGTGTTGCTAAATTTGGTGGGTTCCTTGATCTAACACCAGAAGAATGGGAAAAAATCATCCAAGTCAATTTAATGGGTGTGTATAATGTAACAAGAGCAGTATTACCAGGAATGATCGAAAGAAAATCAGGAGATATCATCAATATCTCTTCATCTGCTGGCCAAAAAGGTGCTCCTGTTACAAGTGCTTACAGTGCTTCTAAATTCGCTGTTTTAGGGCTAACAGAATCACTTATGCTAGAAGTAAGAAAACATAATGTCCGTGTTACTGCTTTAACACCAAGTACGGTCGTTACAGATTTAGCCATTGATACAAATCTTGTTAAAGGCAATGAAGAAAACGTGATGCACCCAGAAGACCTTGCAGAATTAGTCGTGGCTAGTTTAAAATTTAATCCAAGAGTATTCGTTAAAACAGCTGGATTATGGTCAACAAATCCATCATAA
- the hxlB gene encoding 6-phospho-3-hexuloisomerase: protein MNTTQYLAEIIKELNRSVDLISNDEAEKLVNGILESKKIFVAGAGRSGFMAKSFAMRMMHMGIDAYVIGETVTPNFEKDDILIIGSGSGETKGLVSMAEKAKNIGGTIAAVTIFPESTIGQLADITIKLPGSPKDQSESDFKTIQPMGSLFEQTLLLFYDAVILRFMEKKGLDTNKMYGKHANLE, encoded by the coding sequence ATGAATACAACTCAATACCTAGCTGAAATCATAAAAGAGTTAAATCGCTCCGTAGATTTAATTTCGAATGATGAAGCTGAAAAATTAGTTAATGGGATTCTTGAATCAAAAAAAATCTTTGTTGCAGGCGCAGGTAGATCTGGATTTATGGCCAAATCATTCGCCATGCGAATGATGCACATGGGGATAGATGCCTATGTGATTGGCGAAACAGTAACCCCTAACTTTGAAAAAGATGACATCTTAATCATTGGATCAGGTTCAGGAGAAACGAAAGGTTTAGTTTCCATGGCTGAGAAGGCAAAAAACATCGGTGGGACGATTGCAGCTGTAACCATTTTCCCTGAGTCCACTATTGGACAATTAGCGGATATCACAATTAAGTTGCCTGGCTCACCTAAAGATCAGTCGGAGAGTGATTTTAAGACGATTCAACCAATGGGCTCATTATTTGAGCAAACACTTTTACTATTTTACGACGCTGTGATTCTTCGGTTCATGGAGAAAAAAGGTTTGGATACCAATAAAATGTACGGTAAACACGCCAACTTAGAATAA
- the hxlA gene encoding 3-hexulose-6-phosphate synthase → MELQLALDLVNIPEAIELVKEVEEHIDIVEIGTPVVINEGLHAVKAVKKAFPNLKVLADLKIMDAAGYEVMKASEAGADIVTILGTAEDMSIKGAVEEAKKQGKKILVDMIAVKDLAGRAKEVDAMGVDYICVHTGYDLQAVGKNSFEDLQTIKGVVKNAKTAIAGGIKLDTLPEVIKVQPDLVIVGGGITGQADKKAAAAKMQQMINQG, encoded by the coding sequence ATGGAATTACAATTAGCATTAGATTTAGTAAATATCCCAGAAGCAATTGAGCTGGTAAAAGAAGTAGAGGAACATATTGATATCGTTGAAATCGGTACACCGGTTGTAATTAACGAAGGTCTTCATGCTGTAAAAGCAGTTAAAAAAGCATTCCCTAACTTAAAGGTATTAGCAGACCTAAAAATCATGGATGCAGCTGGTTATGAAGTAATGAAAGCTTCTGAAGCAGGTGCAGATATCGTCACAATTCTTGGAACTGCTGAAGATATGTCTATTAAAGGTGCTGTTGAAGAAGCGAAAAAACAAGGTAAAAAAATCCTTGTTGATATGATTGCTGTAAAAGATCTTGCTGGACGTGCAAAAGAAGTGGACGCTATGGGTGTTGATTATATTTGTGTGCACACAGGCTACGATCTTCAAGCTGTTGGAAAGAACTCTTTTGAAGATTTACAAACCATCAAAGGTGTTGTAAAAAATGCTAAAACTGCAATCGCAGGTGGTATTAAGTTAGACACACTTCCAGAAGTCATCAAAGTACAACCAGACCTTGTCATTGTAGGTGGCGGGATTACTGGACAAGCTGATAAAAAAGCTGCTGCTGCCAAAATGCAACAAATGATTAATCAAGGGTAA
- the zwf gene encoding glucose-6-phosphate dehydrogenase, giving the protein MEAMTFVLFGATGDLAKRKIFPALYNLFLDQKSPLPISIIGVGRGDLSDTDFQNHVEDSLKTFSRRSLNGDSNLEVFIRAFRYCHVDAIKAEGYKGLLELVKQREEELNIPENHMFYLSVAPEFFNVIAFNIKESGLGSTKGWKRLIIEKPFGHDLKSAQELNDKLSKAFDEEEIFRIDHYLGKPMVQNLEALGFANPVLQALWNNHYIANVQITASETVGVEERAGYYDQAGAIRDMFQNHMLQMLMMTAMQLPKQISAEEIRNEKRKVIESLCPLKKEDVVNHVIRGQYGPGEIQGKPVVGYTGEPEVAPSSLNDTFVAARLCVDDDFWRGVPFYIRTGKRMTEKSTRIVIEFKNTLKDLYRTQEEETAPNLLVIEINPNESVSLQLNSKNPLNNGKIEPINVEFSAKQADVPEAYELLIYDAMRGDSTFFAHWKEVELSWKWVQPILDAFEENTIPLQLYPSGSMGPDASHQLLAEEGYKWW; this is encoded by the coding sequence ATGGAGGCAATGACATTTGTCTTATTTGGGGCGACAGGGGACTTAGCAAAAAGAAAAATCTTCCCGGCTCTATATAATTTATTTTTGGATCAAAAATCTCCTCTGCCCATCTCAATTATTGGGGTGGGCAGAGGAGATTTATCAGATACTGATTTCCAAAACCATGTGGAAGATTCCTTAAAAACATTTTCTAGACGATCACTAAATGGCGATTCAAACCTTGAAGTGTTTATCCGTGCCTTTCGGTATTGCCATGTAGATGCTATCAAGGCTGAAGGATATAAAGGATTACTTGAACTCGTTAAACAACGTGAAGAAGAATTGAATATACCAGAAAATCATATGTTCTACCTATCTGTTGCTCCAGAGTTTTTTAATGTGATTGCTTTCAACATTAAAGAGAGTGGTCTAGGTTCTACTAAAGGTTGGAAACGTCTAATTATCGAAAAACCGTTTGGACATGACTTAAAATCAGCTCAAGAATTAAACGATAAACTAAGTAAAGCTTTTGATGAAGAAGAAATTTTTCGCATCGACCACTATCTTGGAAAGCCGATGGTACAAAACCTGGAAGCGTTAGGATTTGCAAATCCAGTGCTTCAAGCATTATGGAACAACCATTACATTGCGAATGTGCAAATTACTGCAAGCGAAACAGTTGGGGTTGAAGAGAGAGCTGGCTATTATGATCAAGCTGGGGCTATTCGCGACATGTTTCAAAATCATATGCTGCAAATGTTGATGATGACAGCAATGCAGCTGCCAAAACAAATTAGTGCAGAAGAGATCCGCAATGAAAAGAGAAAAGTAATAGAATCACTTTGTCCATTAAAGAAAGAGGATGTGGTGAATCATGTGATTCGAGGTCAATATGGTCCTGGTGAAATCCAAGGTAAACCAGTTGTTGGGTATACAGGAGAACCTGAAGTTGCTCCTTCTTCTTTAAATGACACATTTGTGGCTGCCCGTCTATGTGTGGATGATGATTTTTGGAGAGGGGTTCCTTTCTATATCCGTACAGGAAAAAGAATGACAGAGAAATCCACCCGAATTGTGATTGAATTCAAAAATACTCTAAAGGATTTGTATAGGACTCAAGAAGAAGAAACTGCGCCAAATCTTTTAGTAATTGAAATCAATCCAAACGAAAGTGTTTCATTACAATTAAATAGTAAAAACCCATTAAATAATGGAAAAATCGAACCAATCAATGTTGAATTTTCTGCTAAGCAAGCAGATGTTCCTGAAGCGTATGAGCTTTTAATTTACGATGCAATGCGTGGCGACTCAACATTCTTTGCACATTGGAAAGAAGTGGAGTTGTCTTGGAAATGGGTACAGCCTATCTTAGATGCTTTTGAGGAAAATACAATTCCCCTTCAATTATATCCATCCGGGTCAATGGGACCAGATGCTTCCCATCAATTATTGGCAGAGGAAGGATATAAATGGTGGTAG
- the gnd gene encoding phosphogluconate dehydrogenase (NAD(+)-dependent, decarboxylating), translating to MKVGLIGLGKMGLNLGQNLIDNKHEVVAFDVNGSAVEEMKKYGARGTSDLKELVESLEKPRVVWIMVPHAVVDSVIDEMTPLLGTGDIVIEAGNSHYKESIRRYNQLKEVGIHFMDAGTSGGMEGARNGACYMIGGDPEAWSIVEPIFKDTAVENGFIYAGKAGSGHFLKMVHNGIEYGMMAAIGEGFEVLEKSKFDFDYEKVARVWNNGSVIRSWLMELTERAFSKDAKLDEIKGIMHSSGEGKWTVETALDLQAATPVIAMSLLMRYRSLDSDTFTGKVVAALRNEFGGHVVEKN from the coding sequence ATGAAAGTTGGATTAATTGGTTTAGGAAAAATGGGATTAAACTTAGGTCAAAATTTAATTGATAACAAGCACGAAGTAGTAGCTTTCGATGTAAATGGAAGTGCCGTTGAAGAAATGAAGAAATACGGTGCTCGAGGTACATCTGATTTAAAAGAACTTGTTGAATCATTAGAAAAACCAAGAGTTGTATGGATTATGGTTCCGCATGCTGTGGTAGATTCAGTAATTGATGAAATGACACCATTATTAGGCACTGGAGATATCGTAATTGAAGCTGGAAATTCTCACTATAAGGAATCCATTCGCCGATATAACCAGCTAAAGGAAGTAGGAATTCACTTTATGGATGCCGGTACTTCTGGTGGAATGGAAGGTGCTCGTAATGGAGCATGTTATATGATTGGTGGAGACCCTGAAGCCTGGAGCATCGTGGAACCTATTTTCAAGGATACAGCTGTCGAAAACGGATTTATCTATGCTGGTAAAGCAGGGAGCGGTCATTTCTTAAAAATGGTTCACAATGGAATTGAATACGGTATGATGGCAGCGATTGGTGAAGGATTCGAGGTATTAGAGAAAAGCAAGTTCGATTTTGACTACGAAAAAGTGGCTAGAGTGTGGAATAACGGCTCAGTTATTCGTTCATGGCTCATGGAGTTGACTGAACGTGCATTTTCAAAAGATGCAAAGCTAGATGAAATTAAAGGGATTATGCACTCTTCTGGTGAAGGGAAATGGACAGTTGAAACAGCTTTAGATTTACAAGCAGCCACTCCTGTTATCGCAATGTCTCTTTTGATGCGTTACCGTTCATTAGACAGCGATACTTTTACAGGTAAAGTGGTAGCTGCATTAAGAAACGAATTTGGTGGACATGTTGTTGAAAAAAACTAA
- a CDS encoding DUF3231 family protein, whose amino-acid sequence MEQVNHHTKINASENAVIWSQYVNDSLSRCILRYMLHDVKDEDIRDLLEFALELSETHLEKTKQFLSLENLPIPIGFTDEDVTVDAPSLFTDTFKIVYLHIMTIHGLTRYAGATSVCIREDIRKYFIECTSQSLELYDRVTSVSLNKGIINKPPTLNNQQKIDFVRKQNYLTGWFGKRRPINAIEISGVHLNMQKTMVKMVLELGFSQVCQSKEVRDYMERARKLCIKHFDILSSVLKEENLHVPRLFETEVTDSTVPPFSDKLMLFHIATLLSAAIAYYSEALSMGQRRDLTADYARMNTEIALIAEEGINLLIEKGWMEQPPSATDHESLAKN is encoded by the coding sequence ATGGAACAAGTTAATCACCATACTAAAATTAATGCATCAGAAAATGCTGTCATTTGGTCACAATATGTTAATGACAGTTTGTCACGATGTATTCTTCGCTATATGTTACATGATGTAAAGGATGAAGATATTCGCGATTTACTGGAATTTGCCTTAGAATTATCAGAAACTCATTTAGAAAAAACGAAGCAATTCTTATCCTTAGAAAATCTTCCAATTCCAATAGGCTTTACAGACGAAGATGTCACAGTAGACGCTCCTAGTTTATTTACTGATACATTTAAGATTGTGTATTTACATATTATGACAATTCATGGGTTGACGAGATATGCTGGTGCCACTAGTGTTTGTATACGAGAGGATATCAGAAAATACTTTATTGAATGTACTTCGCAATCATTGGAACTATATGATAGGGTAACTAGTGTTTCATTAAATAAGGGAATTATTAACAAACCTCCTACTTTAAACAACCAACAAAAGATTGATTTTGTTAGGAAGCAAAATTATTTAACTGGTTGGTTCGGGAAACGTAGACCTATTAACGCAATTGAAATCAGTGGTGTGCATCTCAATATGCAGAAAACAATGGTGAAAATGGTATTGGAGTTAGGATTCAGTCAAGTTTGTCAATCTAAAGAGGTACGAGATTATATGGAACGTGCTCGTAAGCTTTGTATTAAACACTTTGATATTCTAAGTTCAGTGTTAAAAGAGGAGAATCTTCATGTTCCAAGGTTATTTGAAACAGAAGTAACAGATTCAACAGTTCCACCCTTTTCAGATAAACTTATGCTATTTCATATAGCGACACTGCTTTCTGCAGCAATTGCTTATTATAGTGAGGCATTATCAATGGGACAAAGAAGAGACCTAACGGCAGATTACGCACGAATGAATACCGAAATTGCCTTAATTGCTGAAGAGGGTATAAATCTATTAATAGAAAAGGGCTGGATGGAACAACCTCCCTCTGCCACTGATCACGAAAGTTTGGCAAAGAATTAG
- the rpiA gene encoding ribose 5-phosphate isomerase A has protein sequence MAKELGNPLISFSEIESIVIAIDGADEVNLELELIKGDDGALLREKIIARAAKKFIVIADSSKRVEKLGAFRLPVEVIPFGYEMTVKHIRAIGLVPEIRLNRENPFITENGNYIFGCEISEHVQPERLERMLNVIPGVVENGLFIGMTDLVITLNLEKMLSC, from the coding sequence TTGGCTAAAGAATTAGGCAATCCACTTATTAGCTTTAGTGAAATAGAAAGTATAGTTATTGCTATTGATGGAGCAGATGAAGTCAATTTAGAATTAGAACTAATCAAAGGTGATGACGGCGCACTTTTAAGAGAGAAAATCATAGCGAGAGCAGCTAAAAAATTTATTGTTATAGCAGATTCATCTAAAAGGGTAGAGAAATTAGGTGCGTTTCGATTGCCTGTAGAAGTTATTCCGTTCGGTTATGAAATGACGGTAAAACATATTAGAGCCATTGGGTTAGTCCCAGAAATTCGATTAAACAGAGAAAATCCATTTATTACTGAAAATGGGAACTATATTTTTGGCTGCGAAATTTCTGAGCACGTTCAACCTGAGAGGTTAGAACGAATGCTTAACGTGATACCGGGAGTAGTTGAAAATGGGTTATTTATTGGCATGACTGACTTAGTTATCACTCTGAATCTAGAAAAAATGTTGTCATGTTAA
- a CDS encoding helix-turn-helix domain-containing protein produces MSRMQDKMFNCEKELTLSVIGGKWKMLILWHLGKEGTKRFGELKALMPGITQRMLVNQLRELEEDLIVKRVVYPVVPPKVEYSLTEQGRSLMPILDAMYNWGKDYMETAGLNPLVRQESIR; encoded by the coding sequence ATGTCGCGAATGCAGGATAAGATGTTTAATTGTGAAAAAGAATTAACTCTTTCCGTTATCGGTGGTAAATGGAAGATGCTTATACTATGGCATCTAGGAAAAGAGGGAACGAAGCGATTTGGTGAACTGAAAGCTCTTATGCCAGGGATCACGCAGAGAATGCTAGTTAATCAATTGCGAGAACTGGAAGAAGACTTGATTGTAAAACGCGTAGTCTATCCCGTGGTTCCTCCAAAAGTAGAATACTCCCTTACTGAACAAGGAAGAAGCTTGATGCCGATTCTCGATGCTATGTATAACTGGGGAAAAGATTATATGGAAACTGCTGGGTTGAATCCTTTAGTAAGACAAGAGTCGATTAGGTAA
- a CDS encoding Ger(x)C family spore germination protein, with the protein MLFVWGIFVSLVMIPGCAPFVENNTIEDIAPVTFWSISKGEKRKIKMSTLVPPLVNEPKSLLTLEVDLLKQGGKDFNLRYYRELKVGQLRYFLIHEELAKQGIIQLINTLLTDYDISQRMYLVIVKGNFDEYINRQAKKQEYLDYYLYRMLRHYERKRQGEMTIVNLHEYKNMLFSPFSDPVLPVFKVAKDNFTYEGTAFFSNDKLIETVTSTEDQIFQLLDNDHYLKFFPIPKLDVVIGRLRSRVNVDLDKNLSLVTINVKLNGRIEEYQGNKNILNGNELMQLQKEIETELEMKTTDLIKKMRDLKVDPLQIGTHTLSPFSKPISEKVWLAAWGKMKIKVNYQLYFEALQNTKNNY; encoded by the coding sequence ATGCTTTTTGTTTGGGGAATCTTTGTTTCATTAGTCATGATTCCAGGATGTGCCCCATTTGTTGAGAACAACACAATTGAAGATATTGCCCCTGTCACTTTTTGGTCAATTAGTAAAGGCGAAAAAAGAAAAATAAAAATGAGTACATTAGTCCCTCCATTAGTAAATGAGCCAAAAAGCTTATTAACACTAGAAGTTGATCTCCTTAAACAGGGAGGAAAAGACTTTAATTTAAGATATTATCGTGAATTGAAGGTTGGACAACTCCGTTATTTTTTAATTCATGAGGAATTAGCGAAACAAGGGATTATTCAGTTGATTAACACGCTATTGACAGACTATGATATTTCGCAACGAATGTATTTAGTAATCGTTAAAGGTAATTTTGACGAATATATTAACAGACAAGCAAAGAAGCAAGAGTACCTTGATTATTACCTGTATCGGATGCTAAGACACTATGAGAGGAAAAGACAAGGTGAAATGACCATTGTCAATTTGCATGAATATAAAAATATGCTGTTTTCACCATTTTCAGATCCCGTTCTTCCTGTTTTCAAAGTAGCGAAAGATAACTTTACTTACGAGGGTACTGCTTTTTTTAGCAATGATAAATTAATAGAAACGGTCACAAGTACCGAAGATCAAATATTTCAACTTCTTGACAATGATCACTATTTGAAGTTTTTTCCAATACCCAAATTAGATGTGGTTATTGGACGTCTACGCTCAAGAGTAAATGTGGATTTAGATAAAAATCTTTCCCTAGTTACAATAAACGTTAAACTAAATGGAAGAATTGAGGAATATCAAGGTAATAAAAATATCCTCAACGGAAATGAACTGATGCAGCTTCAGAAGGAAATTGAAACTGAATTAGAAATGAAAACTACGGACCTCATAAAAAAAATGCGAGATCTGAAGGTGGATCCTCTTCAAATCGGGACACACACCCTTAGCCCCTTTTCCAAACCCATCAGCGAAAAGGTATGGTTAGCCGCATGGGGAAAAATGAAAATAAAAGTTAATTATCAGCTTTATTTTGAGGCATTACAAAACACTAAAAATAATTATTAA
- a CDS encoding GerAB/ArcD/ProY family transporter, translating into MTTFSLFDKSSKFDGIYAFFIVNRFQMLYLFFLMPTYLLHPFMIWGIVAMAVFSQLNIWLLCKWLESNYAKKGYQGFVELFGVRMVRLLTFIGLILILIKITVITLGYLEVIHDFIFPSMNSIWIILFILLTSSYVASLGMKNTIRFVVIVFLCVFWIIFLYYPFFIPPIAALHDLYPLIPTNWTTDSWKGLLLIWSSYSGPEYLICLIPWIKPQQKMRKYLTYANALSTSEYLLLFIASLFFFGSNYLSKSKYPIIHMIRYLQSPMFERLDIILISLHMFLLVFAISIFLLCIYGATRIILKKTSTQPSRMGFAVTCIMLFLCFVIVNNWIWSIEAEQNILLNIQIWLSGITYFIVPTFLLLLTKLKRRVKA; encoded by the coding sequence TTGACCACATTTTCCTTATTTGATAAATCATCTAAATTTGACGGAATCTATGCCTTTTTCATCGTCAACCGTTTCCAAATGCTTTACCTATTTTTTTTAATGCCTACCTACTTATTACACCCGTTTATGATTTGGGGCATTGTTGCAATGGCAGTCTTTTCCCAACTCAATATATGGCTGTTATGCAAATGGCTAGAATCAAATTATGCTAAAAAGGGATATCAAGGTTTTGTAGAGCTTTTTGGTGTTCGAATGGTAAGGCTTTTGACTTTTATAGGCCTTATATTGATACTAATCAAAATAACGGTGATTACACTCGGATACTTAGAAGTCATTCATGATTTTATTTTCCCATCAATGAATTCAATTTGGATTATTTTATTCATTCTTCTTACGAGCTCCTATGTTGCTTCACTAGGAATGAAGAATACCATACGGTTTGTGGTAATTGTTTTTTTATGTGTTTTTTGGATAATTTTTTTATATTATCCCTTTTTTATTCCACCAATCGCTGCATTACATGATTTGTATCCCTTGATACCAACAAATTGGACAACTGATTCATGGAAAGGATTGTTACTCATTTGGTCTTCATATTCAGGACCAGAGTATTTAATCTGTTTAATTCCTTGGATCAAACCACAACAAAAAATGCGTAAATATTTAACCTATGCGAATGCTCTTTCTACTTCAGAGTATTTGCTATTGTTTATTGCGAGTTTATTCTTTTTCGGTTCAAATTATTTAAGTAAAAGTAAATACCCTATTATTCATATGATTCGATACTTACAATCTCCCATGTTTGAACGACTGGATATTATCCTGATTTCACTACATATGTTTTTATTGGTGTTTGCTATATCAATTTTCTTGTTATGTATATATGGGGCTACAAGAATCATCCTAAAAAAAACAAGTACCCAACCTTCACGTATGGGTTTTGCTGTCACTTGTATTATGTTATTTCTCTGCTTTGTAATTGTGAATAATTGGATTTGGTCCATTGAAGCGGAACAAAATATTCTCCTGAATATTCAAATTTGGTTAAGTGGAATAACTTACTTTATCGTCCCAACATTCTTGCTCCTTTTGACAAAGCTAAAAAGGCGTGTAAAAGCATGA
- a CDS encoding spore germination protein produces MFWKKGKSIANDSSDTQKPVPRKISLDSLKQVLNNMDDVEIIERTTLNDQKVVLIYLRTLIDQDRLNESIIEPVIQCPHAMIYESIATPKVMKIQLLEEAQKSLLTGAVLLNDCIQEQWLVIPLPNELGRGIETSETETILYGAKDSFTEQLEPNITLIRRRLPITELKTEKYKIGSLSETTVVLMYIDGLTNPEYISIARKKISEINFDLFFDSSQVAAFMEEHHHSIFPQFQQTDRPDVCAYSLGLGKLTILVENTPFVLIAPITFFHLFQSPEDYINRWPVASFLRVIRYLSFFLSVALIPFYVALTTHHYQMIPLQILFVLAESRSKLPFTPFWEAILMLTILEIIKEASLRMPTKSSQTLGVIGGIVIGQAAVQAGFAGKVLIVLVCISTISSFLVPNYLMTKANTLIQFGFLLLSSIFGVFGIAMGAVAILAHLNGLTSLKQPYFSPVAPFYWKDWIDLFIRGPLTKMKSRPDHLHPLQKWRYKRRM; encoded by the coding sequence ATGTTTTGGAAAAAGGGTAAAAGCATTGCTAATGATAGTAGTGACACACAAAAACCTGTGCCAAGGAAGATATCATTAGACTCTCTAAAACAGGTTTTAAACAATATGGACGATGTAGAGATAATCGAACGCACTACACTTAACGATCAAAAAGTTGTCTTAATCTATTTAAGAACCTTAATTGACCAGGATCGTTTGAATGAATCGATAATAGAACCTGTTATCCAATGTCCACATGCCATGATTTACGAAAGCATAGCCACACCTAAAGTAATGAAGATCCAATTACTTGAAGAGGCACAGAAATCACTCCTCACCGGTGCTGTACTTCTGAATGATTGTATCCAAGAACAATGGTTGGTCATTCCTCTTCCTAACGAATTAGGTAGGGGGATTGAAACCTCTGAAACAGAAACAATTTTATACGGTGCAAAAGATAGTTTCACTGAACAATTAGAACCAAATATCACCCTCATACGCAGAAGACTTCCTATTACTGAATTAAAAACAGAGAAATATAAAATAGGTTCATTAAGTGAAACAACGGTTGTCCTAATGTACATAGACGGGTTAACCAATCCTGAATATATATCAATAGCAAGAAAGAAAATTTCTGAAATTAACTTTGATTTATTTTTCGATTCATCCCAGGTTGCGGCATTTATGGAGGAACATCATCACAGTATTTTTCCACAATTCCAACAAACTGACCGCCCAGATGTTTGTGCTTATTCCTTAGGGCTCGGTAAATTAACTATCTTGGTAGAGAACACACCGTTTGTATTAATTGCACCAATCACCTTTTTTCACCTTTTCCAATCACCAGAGGATTATATTAATCGTTGGCCGGTTGCAAGTTTTTTAAGAGTTATTCGATATTTAAGCTTTTTTCTGTCCGTCGCACTGATACCATTTTATGTTGCACTAACAACCCACCATTATCAAATGATCCCCTTACAAATACTATTTGTTTTAGCGGAATCTAGAAGTAAACTACCTTTTACACCATTTTGGGAAGCAATACTGATGTTAACTATTCTTGAAATCATAAAAGAAGCGAGTTTACGGATGCCGACCAAATCAAGTCAAACCTTAGGGGTGATTGGTGGTATAGTTATCGGTCAAGCAGCGGTTCAAGCGGGTTTTGCGGGCAAAGTATTAATTGTATTAGTTTGTATTTCAACCATCTCCTCATTTTTAGTACCAAACTATTTGATGACGAAGGCAAATACACTCATTCAATTTGGTTTTCTTCTCCTTTCATCCATTTTTGGTGTTTTTGGCATTGCCATGGGAGCTGTTGCCATTTTGGCACATCTAAATGGTCTTACTTCCTTAAAACAACCCTATTTTTCACCCGTCGCTCCATTTTACTGGAAGGACTGGATCGATCTCTTTATTAGAGGGCCTTTAACAAAAATGAAATCCCGTCCGGATCATTTACACCCTTTACAGAAATGGAGATACAAACGAAGGATGTGA